Sequence from the bacterium genome:
AAATAACATTTCAAAAGTTTTATGATGATGGTAAGTTCTGGGGCGTAAAAACCACAAAATTGTCTTATCTTCAACGTAAAAAAATCATACAAATAGCAAAGTCAAAAAAGGGTAATCCGTATGCCTTTTTCAAGGGCTATAAGGGCAGTGTTAAGAAGGATCGCCTAGATACCTTTCGTTGCGATGGATTAGTTGAATATTGTTATGAAAGGGCTGGAGTTGGATATTTTTATGACGGGAAATGGGTAGAAGGAATAGTTGATGATAAAAGCTGGAGATCATTGACTCCAAAAAAGCAGATGAACTGTCTTGCAGACCCTGCGAGATTTGAACAGTACGCACCACAATTTACAGATTTAGTATTTGATAATCCTGCGATTTATATTGATGAAGAACCTCTATGGCCTGATGAGCATGATGGTTATTACCATGTCAATAAGAACTGCGAAGTTAGAGTATTTGCAGCAGATGAATGTGGCTCAGGGATAGGCAGATTTGAATTATGGCTTGGAGAGCCAGATGATACTCCTGAAAAACAAGGAGAAGACGATAATACAGGAATACGTCTGGATAAAAACAATGACAAACATGAACTTTGCAGTTGGAATAATTTTTATTGGGATATTAGCGATGTTGAACCAGGAGAGTATGAACTTTACGCCAAAGCCTTTGATCAGGCAGGGAATACAAAAGAGACATATATAAATGTCAAGATAGAGGAACCACCCTACTACTTCCACGTCCAGCTTTCCCCTGAATACGTAGAAACCGGCAGTCCTGAATCACAAACTCAAACATTCACTATAACAGTTCAGTGTTACAAATACGGAACAGGAGAACTACTAGTAGAAGAAGGAAAGAAATATGTTAATAAGAAAGCAGGGACAGAGAGCTGGTGGAAATGGGTTAGGGAAGAAAATGGTGTGATGAAATCCACATGGGAGAAAGAGAAGCACAATGACAATTGTATAGCTCCGGAAGAGTGGACAAAGAGCGATTATGCAAGAGAGGTAAGTTTTGGAATAGCCAATATCACAAATAGCGCTTATGAATTATACGCAGGCGGAAAGAAGCTGGAGAAAATAACCTTAGCTGACGGAACAGGTTCAATATCAGCAGTAATAAAAGCAGAAGATGGAAATATAGGAGATAATCATCTATTCCTGATTATCTCTGCATCAGACGGAACAGGAAGCGGAAATGGAGCGTTAATGGTGAATCCAGTGGAAATACTTCCGACTAAATATGCCTCAAGGAGAGATTATGATTGGGAAACCCTTAGTTGGGAAGCTTGGGAAAACTTTTCTTTAAATGATGTTTACGGTGGTTCCTGTTATGAGTACAGTGACTATGAATATAGAGGCTTGATGGGTTACTATGTATCAGAGGCTTATACAAAATTATTTGTAGTTCAGCCAATTGGTGGCACTTGTCAAATTTGTTCCCAGGCTTACGTAAGAAAGCCTGTTGAGTTTCCACCCGCAGATGTGCCCTACGAAATGACAAGACATATAGGCTACTATAATACTATGCCGGTAAATGGAGGGGAGTTAAATAATTCCTTCTTTGGTAGTTGGTCGTTCGCTTTCCCGCTTTCGAATTACTGGTGCGCCTATTACTATAGTGCCTGCAGTGGGGGGCAAGATTATAAAAATATTTTTATAACACCACTTGTGGACAGTTCTTTTTATATCGGGATTTATTTTGACCCTCTTATTAAAGATTTTTGGGCATCCACTTTTGCTGGAGAGTTTGCTTGGGAAAGTTGTCAAAGTTTTGTTAGAGCCGACCTTAGGGTTTTTTATATTCCAAAATCTGATAAATAGGACTATTAAAATGACAAAAACCATTACAAAACCAGAACAAAAAGCGTTGAGAGACGAGATTGCTTCGCCTTTGGCTCGCAATGACGTAGTAAAATTAATTTAAGGAGATGTAAAATGCAACAGCGTATGTTAGAGATGTTTAAGAAGAGATTAATAAAAGAAAGAGAAAAGTTGCTTGCAGATGTTAATCACATACGTAATGAGGAACTGGGCAAGTCTCAGAGGGATGCGACCGGTGAGCTTTCAGGATATGCTGATCATATGGCAGACGGGGGGACCGACGATATAGAGAGACAGGTATCCCTTGGGTTAATGTCTAATGAAGAAGCCATGCTTATTAAGATAGATGGAGCTCTCAAGAGAATGGATGATAAGACCTATGGTGTATGTGAGTTGTGCAAAGAAAAAATTTCGCAGGGACGTCTTAACGCAGTCCCGTATGCAATATATTGCATAAAGTGCAGGTCTCAGGAAGAAAGCAAAAACAACAAGAAGGTTTGATGATAATCTTCTTTTCTGCTATATCTATATTTCTTATAGATCAGATTATAAAGTTCTATATACTAAAGCATCTTTATTTGGGTCAAGAAATATCAATCATTAAAAATATATTTAGTATTTCCTTTGTCACAAATAAAGGAATTGCGTTTGGCCTATTTTCAAATTCCAACTTTCCTTTTATCTTAATATCCATAGCAGTGCTTGTGTGTATGACATTAGTGTTTATTTCATTTAATAAAGACGCTATATCAAAAAGGGCGAGAGTTTGGACAAGAATTGCATATGGATTAATTTTGGGCGGGGCATTTAGTAATATGCTGGATAGAATAAGAATAGGGGAGGTTATTGACTTTTTGGACTTTCATATCTGGCCTGTATTTAATATTGGAGATTCTGCAATATGTGTAGGGGCTGGAATATTTGTGTTGAATATTCTAAAGCACAAGACACAAAATAAAAAAGATATAAAATAACAAAGAGGGTTAAATCCGAAGCACGAAGCACGAAATACGAAACAATATCAAATGTTCAAAATACAAATGACCGAAACAATGTTTTGAATTTCGAAAATTTGAATTTATAATTTGTTTTGAGTTTTGATATTCGGATTTCGGATTTTAGAAATTATGCATCCCATACTGTTTAAAATCGGTCCAATAGTTATTTATTCATATGGAGTAATGATAGCTGTTGCCTTTCTCAGCTCCGTATATCTTCTGAGTCGCTCAGCCAGTAAGGCGGGAATTGACAGCGGAAAAATTATAGATCTTGGACTGGTCCTTTTAATTTCAGGCATAGTTGGTGCTAGATTATTATATGTTCTTACAGAAATAGAATATTACAGAGCAAATCCTCTTGAGATATTAATGATCTGGAAAGGGGGGCTGATTTTCTATGGTGGATTTATTGCTGCATTTGTTTGTGGCTGGGTATTTTTAAAAAAGAATAAAATGCCTCTTCTGAAAACTTCTGACAATATAATTCCATATCTTGCATTAGCCCAGGCAATAGGGAGAATCGGATGTTTCTTTAATGGATGTTGTTTTGGAAAACCAACAAATCTTCCATGGGGAATGATATTCCCAAAAGGAAGCATAGCAGGAGATATCTATCCTGCTATGCATATTCATCCAACACAGTTATATTCTGTTTATACAAATTTTTCGATATTTGCAATACTCTTATTATTCGGAAATTGGAAGAAATTTGACGGACAAATTTTATATCTGTATTTAATTCTATATTCTGTATCAAGATTTCTTATAGAATTCCTGCGGGCAGACAACCCACAGATTTTACTAGGATTAACAATAGCTCAGGTAATTTGTGTTGTGTTGTTTCTAACAGGAGTAGTTATGTGTATTAGATGCTTGACCTTCTCTCAATTTCGGGAATGAAAGAAAGTATTAAAAAAGGTTTGAAGACTTCTTTCAAAAAGTGCAGTAAGAAATTAGAGTGGACTCATTGCAAATAATCGTTTTTCTTCTTTCTTTGCTGTCCCAATTATTCATTGTCCTTACTTAACACACACTTAATATTTCCATGTATAAACCAGTCCTGAAGTATCCTAATCACGCGGATATAAAATATCATTAATGCTTTCAACTTTGCCGAATATATGAGGCAATAACGCTGCGATCTTTATTACCAAGAACTGTGCTGATTTTATGCGTGGAAACCCCATGCATCCAGGCTGAACACGCAAACGCTTTCCGAGCTTTAACTAAGATTTTGCTCTCGGAAGGACTCTGTATATCCTTCTGCGATACCTCATAAGCTTTACACACTTTAAGAAGCAATTCTAGTAGATTCTCATTAGATAGACCAACAACAACCCCCTTTATTTGCTTACTCACTACTGATTACTCCATTTTATTTTAATAATTCATTCTTATTAGCCCAGCGAATGTCCTTTCAGGTAACGACTATCTCTTAGAGTTAAACCGGTGTAACAAGCTCCACAAAGATAATCACCAGAACAATGTAAAAGTCGTCGTCTAATTCTTAAAGGCGCTTTTGATAATCTTCTTAATTCTCCTATTCGCCACTCTGTCGGTTCCTGCGCCACGGGAAACTTCTGATTACATCTACAACAAAACTCTATCATTTTCACCCCTCCCTATATTGCTTTTTAGCCTAAATCGAAAAGTTCTTATTTTATTATCCTTAAATAAATGCGGCAAAATACCCCATGACCGTCAGAAAGATACCGAAGACTGCAGATGTGAGTACAAATAAAAGAACCAATAATAGCATCGTGTTTTCATGGCATGCCCGTGTCAATTTAGCTAGCGCGTTCGGGAAAATGATCAACCCTGCACCTTTAATGAGCCCTCCCCAGCCAAAAATTGTAATGATTACAGGCCAGTCAGCCACCCATACATTATGAAACAGCACTATAAGAAAACCAAACAGAAGCGCAAGTATTCCACCAAGATAAAGCAAAGCAGAGTTTTTGTAAAAATCTTTTATAGTCTTCTGATAGCTTTCAAGGTTGAAGAGAATCCCTGTAGCGATAATAATACAATACGGACCAAGAATTTTAGCGAGAAATACCGAGTTTTCCATGTGAACCTCTTTTCATATTGTTATTTTCAGAAAGGTTATGTCTTAATATTTAGAGTCTCTAAAATATCCTTAATGCTTCCAGTGCATTCTATTTTCCCATTTGCCATTAAAACTCCCGATGTCGCGATTTCACTTGCGAACGGTACATCATGAGTAACAATAACGAATGTTGTTTCCTCTTTTAAATCTACGAGCCACTTTCCAAATTCACCTGTTGTGTTCACATCAAGAGCAGAGGTAGGTTCATCAAGTAGCAGGTAAGATGGTTTTAGTATTAATGCGCGCGCGATAGCAACACGTTGAGCCTGTCCTCCGCTTATTTGTGACGGATAACTGTTTTTTAGTTCATTAATTCCTAATTTTCTAAGTGTTTTTACAGCTTCTTTTTTTGCTTTTTCTCTATCCTGTTTTAGTACCTTTATAGGCGCTAATATCATATTCTCCAGAACAGTAAGATGAGGAAAAAGATAAAGCTGTTGAAAAACAATGCCGATTTTTTCTCTCAATACTCTTTCTTCTATGTTATATATGTTTTTGCCGTTGATTAGTATGCTGCCTGTATCAGGTTTTAGAAATTTACCTATGCAGTTTAACATAGTTGTTTTTCCTGAACCGCTTGACCCCATTATTGCAAAAATATGTGTTTTTTGAATTTCTGTATTAATATTTTTCAGAGCAGTAGTTCCGTTAGGATATGTATAAGTTAAATTTTTAATCTTAAGCATGGGTAAATCCTCTTTCTTTAATATTCTTTTCTAATTTGTTAGCCATTTTCATTAAGGGGAATGTAAAAACAAAAAACATAGCCCCAACAATAAAGTAATATTTTATCGGGTTATATGTTACGCTGATTATTGATTGAGTTTCCCTGATAACTTCCCCTACGGATATCATAGCAATTAAAGCTGTATCTTTCATTAAGGCCACTACTGAATTTACAAGAGGGGGAAGAGCCACTCTAAAGGATTGAGGCCAAATTACATATCTAAAGACCTGCAGTTTTGTCAACCCAAGCGCTTTTCCTGCAAGATTCTGACCATGGTCAACAGCCATAAGCCCGGATCTTATCACTTCAGACATATAGGCAGATGAATTGATTGTCAAAGTTATTATTGCTGCCTGAATGGGAGCAAGAGTTATTCCTATCTGTGGAGCGCCAAAATAGACAAAAAAGAGCTGTATAAGAAGTGGTGTTCCTCTTATAATATCATTAGACGATCTTAAGATATGGTATAAGAAAGTTTTTTTGCTGTTAAGAATAATGCCTGAGGGGACTGACAGAATAAACCCGAACAAGATAGAAATAAACGCAACGAACAGTGTAATAGCAAAACCCTGCGCGAGTTTTTTTATAATTACATCTGTTCTCATGTCTCTTTCGGCTTTTGGATCGCTAACTGAAGCACTTCTAAACCATTTCTTGTGGAGTTTTGCAAAAGTCCCATCTTTTTTCATTCTCTTTAATGCCTTATTTATATTGGTCAGTAATTCAGTGTTATTAATAGTTACAGGAATAGCCATTTTTTCCTCATATAAGAGTTGGCCAGCTGGGATAAAAGGCATATGCCCTTTTTTAATCTGATATAAGCCGACAAGCCTATCTGTTAAAAATCCGTCCAGTCTGTTATTGTGCATATCCATAAAAATATCTACTGTGCTTTTGTAAGTAACAATTTTTATACTCGGATGGTTTTTCCTCAGGTAGTGTTCATAAGTTTCACCTAATCCAACACCGACCCTTTTTCCGTAAAGATCGGTTATTTTCTTTATTTTCTCTCTATTCCTTTTGTGTATGAACAGTTGAGCGCCGGATATGTAGTAAGGGATAGAAAAGTTTACTTTCTTCGCACGCTCAGGTGTTATTGCCATTGAACCTATTATTGCATCGTATTTTTTAAACAGCAGCCCTGCTACTATAGAATCCCATTCCGTGGGAATAATAACAAGTTTTCGATTTAAAGATTTTGATATTTTTTTTGCTGTGTCAACATCAAAACCTACTAACTTTCCTCTATCCGAATAGAAATTAAAAGGAGGATATTTACCTGTTAAAGCTACTGTAAATGTTTCTTTCTCTTTTGCAAACAAGTCAATGTTAATAATAATTAGAAATGCTAAAACAAATATCATTAAAAATTGTTTTTTGCGAAGAAATCCTAATCGGAACTTCAATCTTCCCATTTATTTATCTCCTTATACAACATACTTATGAAAGGTTTTTCTCATAAAGCATAAAATGGCTTCCAGACTTGTAATAATCTTTTACAGCGATATTATTATCAACGATTATAGTGCTTCCCTCTTTTTCGCTAATGTTTTTATATCCAGCTTTTTCGAACAGTTTCATGGAAGGTATGTTTTTCGGATCTATTGTAAGTTCAATCCGATCACAACCCATTTTCGCCAATTCCACTTCAACTGATTCCAAAAGTTTCATTCCTATCCCTTTGCCATGCATTTTAGGCGTTACACCTATTTGCCATAAGAAATATGTTTTATTGTGAGTTTGTGAAATAAAGCCCATTACAAATCCAATTATGCTGTCATTATATTCAGCAACAAAGCAACTGTTTCCAAAATATCTTAGGATTATTTTATAAAAATGTTCTGAATAATTTTCTAACGGCTTGCAATTGGAAACAAATTGATAAACTTTAAGAAATTCACTTTCATTCGCTTTGCGTATAGTTATAGCCTCTTTCATAATCTACTTCCACAAAAAGCAATTTTAGACTTAATCATTTCCTCAGTGCCAATATCAAACCTATAATGAAAACTGCCATTAACTAATGAAACTGCTTTCTCTACCTTTTTATTCGCTTTAGAAACAGTATCAGCTTTTGCAATAAGAGCAATACCTCTCTCCGAACCAGTATTCAATTTCCCGTTGTCGTTAACTCCACAGCTATAATAGATATTAACATCATCTTTTTTTATATCCGATTCTTTAAAAACAATATCCAACACCTCATTTAATTTCTCAGGATAATTATTAGGAACTATGTATTTACATACTGACGCTTTGTTCTCAAGTCTGAGTTTTCTCTCTTTACCTCTCAGTAAATCTTTAATTATGTCTAATACATTATCCTTCAGTACTATTAAAGTATTCATCCATTCAGGATCTCCAGGACGAAAATTGTATTCTATAAGTTTTATCCCTTTTCCTGTAATCATAAACTGCCCGTATAAAAAACCGCGGCATATCTGCCCTGTTTCAGATTGAAAAGCTTTCACGGTTTTTCTTATGATATCAATTCCAGAATCATAATCTTCCTGCTTCATAAAAGGCAATATATGCCCTGTATCAGAGTAAGAGCCCATACTTGCGGTATTCAGTCCTCTGTCACCTGGTAATTTTTTTTTAAAATCCTGCACAGCAGGAGTGGAGATTATGCAAGTGCCATTAACCAAACATTGCAAGGTAAATTCTTCGCCTTCAAGCTTTTCCTCTATCAAAACTTTTGAGTTATCATTTAGGACACGTGTTATATAGTCTATAATCTCGCTTTTGTTTTTTAATTGGTCTCTGGAAACCTTCACCCCTAATCCCTCGGTAAGAGAAACTGGTTTAACAGCGACGTTCCATTGAAGATCTTTCGCATATTGAATAGCTGGTTTAATTTCGCTAAATACATTGAATTCGGGTAGCACATCAATCCTATATTTACGCATAAGTTTTCTTGCAAACTCTTTATCTGATTCTAATTTTGCAGCTGTGCTATTCGGCCCAAATACAGGTATTTTTTCTGCTTCCAAAACATCAACAATACCAAGAGAAAGCGGGGCTGCTGTTGTTATAATTACTAGATCTGCTTTAACTGTTTTAGCATATTTCGCAATATTTTCTATCTTATATAAACTGCCTATTTTATAACTATCAACCAATGATATTATGCCCGGATTTTTCGTGTCTAGATATGAAAATACTTTTATTTTTTTATTGCTTTTTATGTTTTCAATAGTAATTTGCTCCTTTGCCCAGCTCCCAACTATGAGAACATTTTTTATTTTATTTAGAGAGGTATAATCTATCATCAGTATTCTTTTGGTTTTTTGTTTCTTCTTTTAGCTCTGTCACTATGTTCCGGAGTGAGAGCAATTGTCTTGTCAAAGTCAGATAAAAGTTTCCCAACCCCTGTAGCCCTGATTTCCTCTGCTGAGTCAAGTTTTAACTGCAACTTACAATCAGCGCAATTTCTATCGCAAAAAATAGGCTCATAAGAGTCGGGTTCTTTATAAGTAGAAATTACGCCTTCATAATTTCTTAAAACAATTTTATTGGTTGACCATGAGATTATATAATTCGGTATAACAGGAATTTTCCCAGCGCCACCCGGTGTATCAATAACAT
This genomic interval carries:
- a CDS encoding GNAT family N-acetyltransferase; this translates as MKEAITIRKANESEFLKVYQFVSNCKPLENYSEHFYKIILRYFGNSCFVAEYNDSIIGFVMGFISQTHNKTYFLWQIGVTPKMHGKGIGMKLLESVEVELAKMGCDRIELTIDPKNIPSMKLFEKAGYKNISEKEGSTIIVDNNIAVKDYYKSGSHFMLYEKNLS
- the lgt gene encoding prolipoprotein diacylglyceryl transferase, encoding MHPILFKIGPIVIYSYGVMIAVAFLSSVYLLSRSASKAGIDSGKIIDLGLVLLISGIVGARLLYVLTEIEYYRANPLEILMIWKGGLIFYGGFIAAFVCGWVFLKKNKMPLLKTSDNIIPYLALAQAIGRIGCFFNGCCFGKPTNLPWGMIFPKGSIAGDIYPAMHIHPTQLYSVYTNFSIFAILLLFGNWKKFDGQILYLYLILYSVSRFLIEFLRADNPQILLGLTIAQVICVVLFLTGVVMCIRCLTFSQFRE
- the lspA gene encoding signal peptidase II, which gives rise to MIIFFSAISIFLIDQIIKFYILKHLYLGQEISIIKNIFSISFVTNKGIAFGLFSNSNFPFILISIAVLVCMTLVFISFNKDAISKRARVWTRIAYGLILGGAFSNMLDRIRIGEVIDFLDFHIWPVFNIGDSAICVGAGIFVLNILKHKTQNKKDIK
- a CDS encoding TraR/DksA family transcriptional regulator, producing the protein MQQRMLEMFKKRLIKEREKLLADVNHIRNEELGKSQRDATGELSGYADHMADGGTDDIERQVSLGLMSNEEAMLIKIDGALKRMDDKTYGVCELCKEKISQGRLNAVPYAIYCIKCRSQEESKNNKKV
- a CDS encoding ATP-binding cassette domain-containing protein, translating into MLKIKNLTYTYPNGTTALKNINTEIQKTHIFAIMGSSGSGKTTMLNCIGKFLKPDTGSILINGKNIYNIEERVLREKIGIVFQQLYLFPHLTVLENMILAPIKVLKQDREKAKKEAVKTLRKLGINELKNSYPSQISGGQAQRVAIARALILKPSYLLLDEPTSALDVNTTGEFGKWLVDLKEETTFVIVTHDVPFASEIATSGVLMANGKIECTGSIKDILETLNIKT
- the purD gene encoding phosphoribosylamine--glycine ligase, with amino-acid sequence MIDYTSLNKIKNVLIVGSWAKEQITIENIKSNKKIKVFSYLDTKNPGIISLVDSYKIGSLYKIENIAKYAKTVKADLVIITTAAPLSLGIVDVLEAEKIPVFGPNSTAAKLESDKEFARKLMRKYRIDVLPEFNVFSEIKPAIQYAKDLQWNVAVKPVSLTEGLGVKVSRDQLKNKSEIIDYITRVLNDNSKVLIEEKLEGEEFTLQCLVNGTCIISTPAVQDFKKKLPGDRGLNTASMGSYSDTGHILPFMKQEDYDSGIDIIRKTVKAFQSETGQICRGFLYGQFMITGKGIKLIEYNFRPGDPEWMNTLIVLKDNVLDIIKDLLRGKERKLRLENKASVCKYIVPNNYPEKLNEVLDIVFKESDIKKDDVNIYYSCGVNDNGKLNTGSERGIALIAKADTVSKANKKVEKAVSLVNGSFHYRFDIGTEEMIKSKIAFCGSRL
- a CDS encoding ABC transporter substrate-binding protein/permease, whose amino-acid sequence is MGRLKFRLGFLRKKQFLMIFVLAFLIIINIDLFAKEKETFTVALTGKYPPFNFYSDRGKLVGFDVDTAKKISKSLNRKLVIIPTEWDSIVAGLLFKKYDAIIGSMAITPERAKKVNFSIPYYISGAQLFIHKRNREKIKKITDLYGKRVGVGLGETYEHYLRKNHPSIKIVTYKSTVDIFMDMHNNRLDGFLTDRLVGLYQIKKGHMPFIPAGQLLYEEKMAIPVTINNTELLTNINKALKRMKKDGTFAKLHKKWFRSASVSDPKAERDMRTDVIIKKLAQGFAITLFVAFISILFGFILSVPSGIILNSKKTFLYHILRSSNDIIRGTPLLIQLFFVYFGAPQIGITLAPIQAAIITLTINSSAYMSEVIRSGLMAVDHGQNLAGKALGLTKLQVFRYVIWPQSFRVALPPLVNSVVALMKDTALIAMISVGEVIRETQSIISVTYNPIKYYFIVGAMFFVFTFPLMKMANKLEKNIKERGFTHA